In Selenomonas sp. TAMA-11512, a genomic segment contains:
- a CDS encoding methyl-accepting chemotaxis protein — protein MFSGGGIGFQINAVNTVGITVMLIIVTAFIAYMSFDALIDAGNRETMLENKQIAYQIEQRYNRAVRISSRVERGVQKQLAAMPIEGSLDAIRAMLLDEMSESAGITSVGVILESPSESLNVYADNEGKTGEVQGAVQSDWYKIVKNTGKPFLAEPSATQNGHLVARYVMPVEVNGQSIGVVCANIDLQEIQKYVEKISSKENYYGAFTRQGTNIAHGLNTDFILKRFYDFFPMTDAEIADAFDENSITTIDHKSSSTDVDSVFGFYPMHLDGVDSEWMVFSSTERDVFTAAAKKMVWSAVAIAVVCCILLLLFMSFFVRKRITVPLGEITGIIEKFAHLDVRADDSRAYLRERGDEIGAMARNISMLRNNLRGIIDKIGNSSQSVAATSEELTATAQSTADSARDVASAIHNIADGATSQAQDTQSASTHIDEIMTLMDKNKEILDQINNATDNIRREKDEGAEILIHLVKKSGETAQATEDVARVVEETNKSAEDIEKASEMIQSISAQTNLLALNAAIEAARAGDAGRGFAVVAEEIRTLAEQSKSFTDDISAIIVGLKAKSQEAVNTMAISKRLFAETQESLEETQGKFQKITEAVDMTTKVMETMNKSTEEITAKNHSIAKVVQGLSALAEENAATSEEGNAAVETQTHSLQNIAEASEGLANVAMELNGEIGKFQI, from the coding sequence ATGTTTTCAGGTGGGGGTATAGGTTTTCAAATCAATGCGGTGAATACCGTCGGTATAACCGTCATGCTCATCATCGTTACAGCTTTTATCGCCTATATGAGCTTCGATGCGCTAATTGATGCTGGCAATCGCGAAACGATGCTTGAAAACAAGCAGATTGCCTACCAGATCGAGCAGCGCTATAATCGCGCCGTGCGCATCAGCAGCCGCGTGGAGAGAGGCGTACAGAAGCAGCTCGCCGCCATGCCGATCGAGGGCAGCCTCGATGCCATCCGAGCCATGCTGCTCGACGAGATGTCCGAAAGCGCCGGCATCACATCAGTTGGCGTCATTCTCGAATCCCCCTCGGAGTCGTTGAATGTCTATGCCGACAATGAGGGCAAGACGGGAGAGGTGCAAGGTGCTGTTCAAAGCGATTGGTATAAGATCGTAAAGAATACGGGCAAACCGTTCCTCGCAGAGCCGTCTGCTACGCAGAACGGTCATCTGGTGGCACGCTACGTCATGCCCGTCGAAGTGAACGGGCAGAGCATCGGTGTTGTTTGCGCGAACATCGATCTGCAGGAGATCCAGAAGTATGTCGAGAAAATCAGCAGTAAAGAGAATTACTACGGCGCCTTCACTCGTCAAGGCACCAATATTGCGCACGGACTGAACACGGATTTCATCCTCAAACGATTCTACGATTTCTTCCCCATGACTGATGCAGAAATCGCCGACGCCTTTGATGAGAATTCCATCACGACCATAGATCATAAATCGTCAAGTACAGACGTTGATTCCGTCTTCGGCTTTTATCCCATGCACCTCGATGGAGTGGATTCCGAATGGATGGTGTTTTCTTCGACGGAGCGCGACGTGTTCACGGCAGCAGCCAAAAAAATGGTCTGGTCCGCCGTCGCCATTGCTGTCGTCTGCTGCATCCTTTTGCTCCTCTTCATGAGCTTTTTCGTTCGTAAGCGCATCACTGTTCCTTTAGGCGAGATTACAGGCATCATCGAAAAATTCGCCCATCTCGACGTACGCGCGGATGATTCGCGCGCCTACCTGCGTGAACGCGGCGATGAGATCGGCGCCATGGCCCGCAACATCTCCATGCTGCGCAATAATCTTCGCGGCATCATCGACAAGATCGGCAATTCCTCCCAGTCTGTTGCAGCGACGAGCGAGGAGCTCACCGCGACGGCGCAGTCCACGGCGGATTCCGCGCGCGATGTGGCATCGGCCATCCACAACATCGCTGACGGCGCGACGAGCCAAGCGCAGGATACGCAAAGTGCGTCAACCCATATCGACGAAATCATGACGCTCATGGACAAAAACAAGGAGATCCTGGACCAGATCAACAACGCAACTGACAATATCCGACGAGAAAAGGACGAGGGCGCGGAAATTCTCATCCATCTTGTGAAGAAATCTGGAGAGACTGCGCAGGCTACGGAAGATGTCGCGCGCGTCGTCGAAGAAACGAACAAGAGCGCCGAGGACATCGAGAAGGCAAGTGAGATGATCCAGTCGATCTCTGCGCAGACGAACCTCCTCGCGCTGAACGCCGCGATTGAGGCGGCTCGTGCGGGCGATGCGGGACGCGGCTTCGCCGTCGTGGCGGAGGAGATCCGCACGCTCGCGGAGCAGTCGAAGAGCTTCACCGACGACATCAGCGCGATTATCGTCGGACTCAAGGCGAAGTCGCAGGAAGCCGTCAACACTATGGCGATTTCCAAGCGCCTCTTCGCCGAAACGCAGGAGAGTCTGGAAGAGACGCAGGGGAAATTCCAGAAAATCACCGAAGCCGTCGATATGACCACAAAGGTCATGGAGACGATGAACAAGTCTACGGAAGAAATCACCGCAAAGAACCATTCCATCGCGAAAGTCGTGCAGGGACTTTCGGCGCTCGCGGAAGAAAACGCCGCGACGAGCGAAGAAGGAAACGCCGCCGTCGAAACGCAGACGCACTCCCTGCAGAACATCGCCGAAGCGAGTGAAGGTCTGGCAAACGTTGCTATGGAACTCAACGGCGAAATCGGCAAGTTCCAGATTTGA
- the lon gene encoding endopeptidase La, protein MLEKRENVFVLPIQDATLLPGIKIHIMLGHRDRVWRDTLECGQPICIALPMRSSKHADEGWTPEDFHTYGVAFRDFELTETDRGTLLSFRAGERVKASDLVIDGRIVYATLTPAPEAHDLDGRMQDQMLGYIRDIVHSISARFHGGEEFNKIVDEIPTVNQMIAWLSRYMPLLTADDRYELLKTDSIRERSLLFLDALLKQRESVDWNIQLNERVNEKNNKFYREQVLKEQLKAIKEELGDAKPDRHSEESYRKRVEEADLPDYVREAAEEEIEKLAMQQQGGSEKAVIQNYLDFLLALPWKKEEHLPFSLDQARKTLESRHYGLDKIKKRVIQQLAVLQLKKDNKGSILLFAGPPGTGKTSLGKSIAEALGRKYIRMSLGGVRDESEIRGHRRTYVGAMAGRILTTIKKAGVTNPVLVLDEVDKLQVGGYSGDPAAALLEVLDPEQNDTFTDHYLDLPYDLSDVFFIATANSIETVPKPLLDRMEIIEVSGYTPDEKFHIAKEHLLAETLEEHGLDETQLIVEDALIEKIIRDYTREAGVRGLKKRLAAIARTASEKVVEGKESLPWKPREDELGDALGRKVSRHEMAGDVNPPGVVTGLAWTPVGGEILFIEATNMPGSGETILTGQLGDVMKESARISLSLLRSRLPLGAVDFKKSDLHIHVPAGSTPKDGPSAGIALFTALASLMTGRSVDSRLAMTGEITLRGQVMPIGGVKEKLLGAQRAGIKRVLLPLENKDDMKDVPAEVKETIEVVFVETIEDVLREALGINIPKLEQMVALHASQMQPTALLTE, encoded by the coding sequence ATGTTGGAAAAACGAGAAAATGTCTTTGTATTGCCGATTCAGGACGCCACGCTCCTGCCCGGCATCAAAATCCATATCATGCTCGGGCACAGAGACCGGGTATGGCGTGATACACTGGAGTGTGGGCAGCCCATCTGCATCGCTCTCCCCATGAGGAGCTCCAAGCACGCCGACGAGGGCTGGACGCCCGAGGATTTCCACACCTACGGGGTGGCTTTCCGCGATTTTGAGCTCACCGAGACGGATCGGGGGACGCTCCTCTCCTTCCGCGCCGGCGAACGCGTCAAGGCGAGCGACCTTGTGATTGACGGGCGCATCGTCTACGCGACGCTGACTCCGGCGCCCGAGGCGCACGACCTCGACGGCAGGATGCAGGATCAGATGCTCGGCTACATCCGCGACATCGTCCACTCCATCAGCGCACGATTCCACGGCGGCGAGGAGTTCAACAAGATCGTCGACGAGATTCCGACCGTCAACCAGATGATCGCATGGCTTTCCCGCTACATGCCGCTGCTCACAGCAGACGATCGCTATGAGCTGCTGAAAACCGACTCCATACGCGAGCGGAGTCTCCTCTTTCTGGACGCGCTTCTCAAGCAGCGGGAATCCGTTGATTGGAACATCCAGCTCAATGAGCGCGTCAACGAGAAAAACAATAAATTCTATCGGGAGCAGGTTCTCAAAGAGCAGCTCAAGGCGATCAAGGAAGAGCTGGGAGACGCCAAGCCCGACCGCCACAGTGAGGAAAGCTATCGCAAACGCGTTGAAGAGGCGGATCTTCCCGACTACGTCAGAGAAGCCGCCGAAGAAGAGATTGAAAAACTTGCCATGCAGCAGCAGGGCGGCTCGGAGAAAGCCGTCATTCAAAACTACCTCGACTTTCTCCTGGCACTTCCATGGAAAAAGGAAGAGCATTTGCCATTTTCCCTCGATCAGGCACGAAAAACCCTCGAGTCGCGTCACTACGGGCTCGATAAGATTAAGAAGCGCGTCATCCAGCAGCTCGCCGTGCTGCAGCTCAAAAAGGACAACAAGGGCAGTATCCTGCTCTTTGCCGGGCCTCCGGGGACGGGCAAGACGAGCCTCGGAAAGAGCATTGCCGAAGCTCTCGGCAGAAAGTACATCCGTATGAGCCTTGGCGGCGTGCGCGATGAGTCCGAGATCCGCGGGCATCGCCGCACCTACGTCGGAGCGATGGCGGGGCGCATCCTCACGACCATCAAAAAGGCGGGCGTGACGAACCCCGTGCTCGTTCTTGACGAGGTCGATAAGCTTCAGGTCGGCGGCTATTCCGGAGATCCCGCCGCGGCGCTGCTCGAAGTCCTCGACCCCGAACAGAACGACACCTTTACGGACCACTATCTCGACCTTCCTTACGATCTGTCCGATGTATTCTTCATAGCGACGGCGAACAGCATCGAGACTGTGCCGAAGCCTCTCCTTGACCGCATGGAAATCATCGAAGTCTCCGGCTACACACCCGATGAGAAGTTCCACATCGCGAAGGAGCATCTCCTCGCCGAGACATTGGAAGAGCACGGGCTGGACGAGACGCAGCTCATCGTCGAGGACGCGCTCATCGAGAAGATCATCCGCGACTATACGCGCGAGGCGGGGGTGCGCGGACTGAAAAAGCGGCTGGCCGCTATTGCCCGCACTGCGAGTGAAAAAGTCGTCGAGGGCAAGGAGAGTCTCCCGTGGAAGCCTCGGGAAGACGAGCTCGGCGATGCGCTTGGCAGAAAGGTGTCCCGCCACGAGATGGCCGGCGATGTAAATCCGCCGGGCGTCGTCACGGGCCTCGCGTGGACCCCTGTCGGCGGCGAAATCCTCTTCATCGAAGCGACGAATATGCCGGGTTCCGGGGAGACCATCCTGACGGGACAGCTCGGCGATGTCATGAAGGAATCCGCGCGCATCTCGCTTTCCCTCCTTCGCTCGCGGCTTCCGCTTGGCGCCGTTGACTTCAAGAAGAGCGACCTGCATATCCACGTCCCCGCGGGATCGACGCCGAAAGACGGCCCCTCGGCGGGCATTGCCCTCTTTACGGCGCTCGCATCGCTCATGACGGGGCGCAGCGTCGATTCGAGGCTTGCCATGACGGGCGAGATCACGCTCCGCGGACAGGTCATGCCGATCGGCGGCGTGAAGGAGAAGCTTCTCGGCGCGCAGCGCGCGGGCATCAAGAGGGTGCTGCTGCCGTTGGAGAACAAAGACGATATGAAAGACGTTCCCGCCGAAGTCAAAGAGACGATCGAAGTCGTCTTCGTCGAGACGATTGAAGATGTACTGCGCGAGGCGCTGGGGATCAACATCCCCAAGCTCGAGCAGATGGTGGCGCTCCACGCGTCGCAGATGCAGCCGACGGCGCTGCTGACAGAATAA
- a CDS encoding PTS sugar transporter subunit IIB produces the protein MDIAFCRIDDRLIHGQVKTVWTKVTNCNRIMCVSDDVAQDTMRKQLLLQVAPPGIKAYVVPVDTAVKAYKDPKYGLFNTFFLFTNPTDVLRAIEGGIPFKSVNLGGMTYKDGTTLISQAVAVSKKDAESLVKIHEKGVEVEIRMLASDVKGDMMAALKAKGLA, from the coding sequence ATGGACATCGCTTTCTGCCGCATCGACGACCGCCTCATCCACGGACAGGTCAAGACGGTCTGGACAAAGGTGACGAACTGCAACCGCATCATGTGCGTTTCCGACGACGTCGCGCAGGATACGATGCGCAAGCAGCTGCTCCTGCAGGTCGCCCCTCCGGGCATCAAGGCGTATGTCGTCCCTGTGGATACGGCTGTCAAGGCTTACAAGGATCCGAAGTACGGGCTTTTCAACACGTTCTTCCTCTTCACGAACCCGACGGATGTCCTCCGCGCGATCGAAGGCGGCATTCCCTTCAAGTCGGTCAACCTCGGCGGCATGACGTACAAGGACGGCACGACCCTCATCAGCCAGGCGGTTGCCGTTTCGAAGAAGGACGCCGAGTCGCTCGTCAAAATCCACGAGAAGGGCGTCGAAGTCGAAATCCGCATGCTGGCGTCAGACGTCAAGGGCGATATGATGGCAGCGCTCAAAGCGAAAGGGTTAGCGTAA
- a CDS encoding PTS mannose/fructose/sorbose transporter subunit IIC — translation MEVTTMQLVALFFVAGLIGVGSVVDESMIYRPIISCPLTGLILGDLTTGVILGGTLEMLALGWMNVGAAMAPDGALAGVVSTILVVVGHQDIGTGIALAVPLAAAGQVLTIFVRTITVFFQHLADKFAASGSTFGIEMCHIAGMGLQFIRVAVPAVAIAAVAGTDVVNGALNAIPEVITRGLQVSGGFIVVVGYAMVINMMNAKSLMPFFFLGFLIAVFTDFNLVAFGALGLILAFFHIKSIEREANASAAGGSAPTGNPLDDIDDSELM, via the coding sequence ATGGAAGTAACTACAATGCAGCTCGTCGCCCTCTTTTTCGTCGCCGGCCTGATCGGCGTCGGAAGTGTTGTCGATGAGTCGATGATCTATCGTCCGATTATTTCTTGCCCGCTTACGGGTCTTATCCTCGGCGATCTCACGACGGGCGTCATCCTCGGCGGCACGCTTGAGATGCTCGCCCTCGGCTGGATGAACGTCGGCGCCGCCATGGCTCCGGACGGAGCGCTCGCCGGTGTCGTCTCGACGATCCTCGTCGTCGTCGGACATCAGGATATCGGTACGGGCATTGCCCTTGCCGTGCCGCTCGCGGCTGCCGGTCAGGTGCTCACGATCTTCGTCCGCACGATCACCGTCTTTTTCCAGCATTTAGCGGATAAGTTCGCGGCCAGCGGCAGCACCTTCGGCATAGAGATGTGCCACATTGCCGGCATGGGGCTGCAGTTCATCCGCGTCGCCGTCCCGGCTGTCGCCATCGCGGCTGTCGCCGGCACGGATGTCGTCAACGGTGCGCTCAACGCGATTCCCGAGGTCATCACACGCGGCCTGCAGGTCTCCGGCGGCTTCATCGTCGTCGTCGGATACGCGATGGTCATCAACATGATGAACGCCAAGTCGCTCATGCCCTTCTTCTTCCTCGGCTTCCTCATCGCCGTTTTCACCGATTTCAACCTCGTCGCATTCGGTGCGCTCGGACTCATCCTGGCTTTCTTCCACATCAAGAGCATCGAGCGTGAGGCAAATGCGTCCGCTGCCGGCGGCTCCGCTCCGACGGGCAACCCGCTCGATGATATCGACGACTCTGAGCTCATGTAA
- a CDS encoding ATP-binding protein yields the protein MIQRKNYIEKLFSWRDSRVIKVVTGIRRCGKSTLLLQYQEELKRVGVTEEQIVAINFEELENEYLLDYRRLHQYIMERKAADKMTYVFLDEIQKVQDFEKAVDSLYVKENMDIYITGSNAYLLSSDIATLLSGRYVEIKMLPLSFAEYRSLMSLEKGEAFARYLRTGGMPYAVQLGTDESKIGTYLEGIYSTVIIRDIEERQMRGSTKKDARRVTDILLLKRIATYLASVIGSPVSVRSITDYLVSSGRKVSPNTVSDYVDTLLQAFVFYAAERFDIVGKELLRTNQKLYMVDLGLRNYILPRRTYDFGFSLENVVYFELLRRGYKVYVGKQGKVEIDFVAEKNATYTYIQVTADMTAEETFQREMRPLESIRDNYEKYIFTMDYNTPGDYGGIRVKHLLDWLG from the coding sequence ATGATTCAGCGTAAAAACTATATCGAGAAGCTTTTCTCCTGGCGAGATTCGCGTGTCATCAAGGTTGTTACAGGAATACGGCGCTGCGGCAAGTCTACGCTTCTGCTGCAGTATCAAGAGGAGCTGAAGCGAGTCGGTGTGACGGAAGAGCAGATTGTGGCAATCAACTTCGAGGAGTTGGAAAACGAATATCTATTGGATTACAGACGTCTGCATCAGTACATCATGGAGCGAAAAGCGGCGGATAAGATGACGTATGTGTTCCTTGACGAGATACAGAAGGTACAAGACTTTGAAAAGGCTGTGGACAGCTTATATGTAAAGGAGAATATGGATATTTATATTACCGGCTCCAATGCCTATCTCCTGTCGAGTGACATTGCCACCCTGTTGTCGGGGCGCTATGTCGAAATCAAGATGCTGCCCTTGTCTTTTGCGGAGTACAGGTCGCTGATGTCTTTGGAAAAGGGTGAAGCGTTTGCGCGGTATCTTCGTACGGGAGGCATGCCTTACGCAGTGCAGCTGGGTACGGATGAATCCAAGATCGGCACGTATCTGGAGGGGATCTACAGTACAGTCATCATTCGGGATATCGAGGAGCGTCAGATGCGGGGAAGTACGAAAAAAGACGCGCGCAGGGTGACGGATATATTGCTCCTGAAGCGTATAGCGACGTATTTGGCGAGTGTAATAGGGAGTCCCGTATCTGTGCGGAGCATTACCGACTACCTCGTGTCGAGCGGACGAAAGGTCTCGCCGAATACGGTGAGCGACTATGTGGACACATTGCTGCAGGCATTCGTGTTTTATGCTGCGGAGCGATTTGACATCGTCGGAAAGGAGCTCCTGCGTACGAATCAAAAGCTGTACATGGTGGATTTGGGACTCAGAAATTATATCTTGCCGAGGCGAACATACGATTTCGGTTTCTCCTTGGAAAATGTCGTCTACTTTGAGCTGCTGCGACGGGGGTATAAAGTGTATGTGGGCAAGCAGGGAAAGGTGGAAATAGATTTTGTTGCCGAAAAGAACGCCACCTATACCTATATACAGGTCACGGCGGACATGACGGCGGAGGAGACATTTCAAAGAGAGATGCGTCCGCTGGAAAGCATACGGGATAACTACGAAAAGTACATTTTCACGATGGACTATAATACGCCGGGGGATTATGGCGGCATCCGGGTAAAGCATCTGCTCGACTGGCTGGGGTGA
- the manZ gene encoding PTS mannose transporter subunit IID, with the protein MEKKNITKTDLIKVFIRSNFLLGSFNFERMQSMGFCVALIPALKKLYSGEALSAALRRHLEFFNTHPFLAKAIMGIIIAMEEKKANGADIPEATISGVKVGLIGPLAGVGDPIFWGTLRPMLAALGAGIAVSGSVAGPILFFIAFNAIRLFVNYYGVMYGYEKGTELVTEIGGAKIRYLTEGASVLGLFVMGALVAKWTSVNMPLVLSEYVAQDGTLVVTTLQSVLDSLMPSMVPLIMTFACMAALKKGVNALVVIVALFAIGIVGYALGILA; encoded by the coding sequence ATGGAAAAGAAGAACATCACGAAAACCGATCTCATCAAGGTCTTTATTCGCTCCAACTTCCTCCTCGGCTCCTTCAACTTCGAGCGTATGCAGTCCATGGGATTCTGCGTCGCACTCATTCCCGCGCTCAAGAAGCTCTACTCGGGCGAGGCTCTCTCCGCCGCCCTTCGGCGACACCTCGAATTCTTCAACACGCATCCCTTCCTCGCCAAGGCGATCATGGGCATCATCATCGCCATGGAGGAGAAAAAGGCAAACGGCGCGGACATTCCGGAGGCTACCATCTCCGGTGTCAAGGTCGGTCTCATCGGGCCTCTCGCGGGCGTCGGCGACCCGATTTTCTGGGGAACGCTCCGCCCGATGCTGGCGGCGCTCGGTGCAGGTATCGCCGTGTCCGGCTCCGTTGCGGGTCCGATCCTCTTCTTTATCGCATTCAACGCGATTCGCCTCTTCGTGAACTACTACGGCGTCATGTACGGCTATGAAAAGGGTACGGAGCTCGTCACGGAAATCGGCGGCGCGAAGATCCGCTATCTCACGGAGGGCGCTTCCGTCCTCGGTCTCTTCGTCATGGGAGCGCTCGTCGCGAAGTGGACGAGCGTCAACATGCCGCTCGTGCTCTCCGAGTATGTTGCGCAGGACGGCACGCTCGTTGTCACGACACTCCAGTCCGTCCTCGACTCGCTCATGCCGTCCATGGTACCGCTCATCATGACGTTCGCCTGCATGGCTGCGCTCAAGAAGGGTGTCAACGCGCTCGTCGTCATCGTCGCCCTCTTCGCGATCGGCATCGTCGGCTATGCGCTGGGGATCCTCGCGTAA
- a CDS encoding S16 family serine protease, with translation MKELINEAVRIGGRFFALSIRQNGRAKQRLIPCRLHPLTRTASEKVVEGKESLPWKPREDELGDALGRKVSRHEMAGDVNPPGVVTGLAWTPVGGEILFIEATNMPGSGETILTGQLGDVMKESARISLSLLRSRLPLGAVDFKKSDLHIHVPAGSTPKDGPSAGIALFTALASLMTGRSVDSRLAMTGEITLRGQVMPIGGVKEKLLGAQRAGIKRVLLPLENKDDMKDVPAEVKETIEVVFVETIEDVLREALGINIPKLEQMVALHASQMQPMALLTE, from the coding sequence TTGAAGGAATTGATAAATGAAGCTGTTCGGATTGGCGGCAGATTTTTTGCGCTGTCAATAAGACAAAACGGACGCGCGAAACAGCGTCTCATTCCATGCCGGCTGCATCCGCTGACTCGCACTGCGAGTGAAAAAGTCGTCGAGGGCAAGGAGAGTCTCCCGTGGAAGCCTCGGGAAGACGAGCTCGGCGATGCGCTTGGCAGAAAGGTGTCCCGCCACGAGATGGCCGGCGATGTAAATCCGCCGGGCGTCGTCACGGGCCTCGCGTGGACCCCTGTCGGCGGCGAAATCCTCTTCATCGAAGCGACGAATATGCCGGGTTCCGGGGAGACCATCCTGACGGGACAGCTCGGCGATGTCATGAAGGAATCCGCGCGCATCTCGCTTTCCCTCCTTCGCTCGCGGCTTCCGCTTGGCGCCGTTGACTTCAAGAAGAGCGACCTGCATATCCACGTCCCCGCGGGATCGACGCCGAAAGACGGCCCCTCGGCGGGCATTGCCCTCTTTACGGCGCTCGCATCGCTCATGACGGGGCGCAGCGTCGATTCGAGGCTTGCCATGACGGGCGAGATCACGCTCCGCGGACAGGTCATGCCGATCGGCGGCGTGAAGGAGAAGCTTCTCGGCGCGCAGCGCGCGGGCATCAAGAGGGTGCTGCTGCCGTTGGAGAACAAAGACGATATGAAAGACGTTCCCGCCGAAGTCAAAGAGACGATCGAAGTCGTCTTCGTCGAGACGATTGAAGATGTACTGCGCGAGGCGCTGGGGATCAACATCCCCAAGCTCGAGCAGATGGTGGCGCTCCACGCGTCGCAGATGCAGCCGATGGCGCTGCTGACAGAATAA
- a CDS encoding substrate-binding domain-containing protein, translating to MWQKRFLAAFVLAATLLTVLLAGFYVRDYSAGRKEGKKKFGAIYMTMNNPFYRTMDLALRQSIEAKDDILLCRDAALSPERQREEAEALIEEGCAVLFLNAVDERAAADIVRIAERKGVLVIAVDTRIEGAAPPVTVTSSNYETGKSLATHLLSVRTSANIVLLEHDEAASARERIQGFLDGIAGRDGFLVVGRRPCYGQLEKAMPQMEVLLREHPELDVVVALNDPAAMGAIAALEHAQRLENTLVYGVDGVPEARELVRSGRLTATAEQDPREMARLAAQEAYRLLEKAGQQATLPSVGAPALHELPTRLLTLETVERGGADRWE from the coding sequence GTGTGGCAAAAGCGGTTCCTCGCTGCCTTTGTGCTCGCCGCGACCCTTCTCACAGTGCTCCTGGCGGGATTCTATGTCCGCGACTACTCCGCGGGGCGCAAGGAGGGCAAGAAGAAATTCGGCGCCATCTACATGACGATGAACAATCCCTTCTACCGGACGATGGACCTTGCGCTTCGGCAGAGCATCGAGGCAAAGGACGACATTCTCCTGTGCCGGGACGCGGCACTTTCTCCCGAGAGACAGCGCGAGGAGGCGGAAGCGCTCATCGAGGAGGGCTGCGCTGTTCTCTTTTTGAATGCGGTTGACGAAAGGGCGGCGGCGGACATCGTCCGGATTGCCGAGCGCAAGGGCGTCCTCGTCATTGCCGTCGATACGCGCATCGAGGGTGCGGCACCTCCCGTGACGGTCACGTCAAGCAACTACGAGACGGGAAAAAGCCTTGCCACGCATCTGCTCTCCGTGCGCACATCGGCGAATATCGTGCTCTTGGAGCACGATGAGGCGGCCTCGGCAAGAGAGCGCATACAGGGCTTCCTCGACGGGATTGCGGGACGCGACGGCTTCCTTGTCGTCGGCCGCCGCCCCTGCTATGGTCAGCTCGAGAAGGCGATGCCGCAGATGGAGGTGCTGCTCCGGGAGCATCCGGAGCTCGATGTCGTCGTGGCGCTCAATGATCCTGCGGCAATGGGAGCGATTGCGGCACTGGAGCACGCACAGCGTCTCGAGAACACGCTTGTCTACGGCGTGGACGGCGTGCCTGAAGCGCGTGAGCTCGTTCGCTCGGGACGTCTGACGGCGACCGCCGAGCAGGATCCGAGAGAGATGGCACGCCTTGCCGCGCAGGAGGCGTATCGTCTGCTCGAAAAGGCCGGACAGCAAGCGACGCTCCCCTCGGTCGGAGCACCGGCCCTGCATGAGCTGCCGACACGTCTGTTGACGTTGGAGACGGTCGAGAGAGGCGGTGCGGACAGATGGGAATGA